Proteins found in one Roseovarius pelagicus genomic segment:
- the rsmG gene encoding 16S rRNA (guanine(527)-N(7))-methyltransferase RsmG, whose amino-acid sequence MTDQTLPDVSRETNERLQVYAELLRKWNSKINLVSRASLHDLWARHIVDSAQIAQLAPERVEHWADLGSGGGFPGIVAAILLQETRPTAQITLVESDQRKCAFLRTVLRETECVGTVIAERIEKLPPLSADVLSARALADLSSLLGYADHHLSSDGVALFPKGTTWKEEVKEAQSKWHFDLEVATSLTDPAAAILKISGVSRV is encoded by the coding sequence ATGACCGATCAGACTTTGCCAGATGTTTCACGTGAAACAAATGAACGCCTGCAAGTTTATGCTGAACTGTTGCGCAAGTGGAATTCAAAAATCAACCTGGTTTCAAGAGCCAGTCTGCACGATCTTTGGGCGCGCCATATTGTCGATTCAGCCCAGATAGCGCAATTAGCGCCGGAGAGGGTAGAGCATTGGGCCGATCTCGGTTCTGGTGGCGGGTTTCCTGGAATCGTGGCGGCGATTCTCTTGCAGGAAACGCGCCCTACGGCGCAGATTACCCTAGTCGAAAGCGATCAGCGAAAATGTGCGTTCCTTCGCACGGTGCTTCGCGAAACAGAATGCGTGGGAACGGTTATCGCGGAGCGAATCGAAAAGCTGCCGCCCCTGAGCGCCGACGTGCTGTCAGCGCGCGCGTTGGCTGACCTTTCATCGTTATTGGGCTATGCTGACCACCATCTGAGTTCCGATGGTGTCGCTCTGTTTCCAAAGGGAACGACGTGGAAAGAGGAGGTAAAGGAAGCGCAATCGAAGTGGCATTTCGATCTGGAAGTTGCTACTAGTTTGACTGACCCCGCTGCCGCGATTTTGAAGATTTCAGGAGTGTCCCGTGTCTGA
- a CDS encoding ParA family protein, whose protein sequence is MSDPTRPRGPRIIAIANQKGGVGKTTTTINLGAALAQAGMRVLIVDLDPQGNASTGLGIEAEDREFTTYELLLEEIALGDVIQPTSDENLMIIPATVDLSSADIELISNEKRSFLLHDALRQTAMDGYALDYILIDCPPSLNLLTVNAMVAAHSVLVPLQSEFFALEGLSQLMLTIREVRQTANPNLRIEGVVLTMFDARNNLSGQVEKDARENLGDLVFRTLIPRNVRVSEAPSYAVSVLDYDPNSRGAQAYKALAEELMHKQTAVAA, encoded by the coding sequence GTGTCTGACCCGACCCGCCCGCGTGGCCCGCGGATTATAGCTATTGCAAACCAAAAGGGTGGTGTTGGAAAAACCACCACTACGATTAACCTTGGCGCGGCCTTGGCGCAGGCAGGTATGCGTGTTCTTATCGTCGATCTTGATCCTCAGGGAAACGCATCGACTGGTCTGGGCATTGAGGCCGAAGACCGCGAGTTCACCACATATGAGTTGTTGTTGGAGGAGATCGCACTTGGCGATGTCATTCAGCCAACAAGTGATGAGAATCTAATGATCATCCCTGCGACGGTTGATCTTAGCTCTGCCGATATCGAACTGATTTCAAATGAAAAGCGCAGCTTCCTTCTGCATGATGCATTGCGCCAAACCGCGATGGATGGGTATGCGCTGGACTATATCCTGATTGATTGCCCGCCATCGCTCAACTTGTTGACAGTTAATGCTATGGTGGCGGCGCATTCCGTACTTGTTCCGCTTCAAAGCGAATTTTTCGCGCTGGAAGGGCTGTCTCAGCTCATGCTGACAATCCGCGAAGTACGCCAAACCGCAAACCCGAACTTGCGGATCGAAGGAGTCGTGCTGACCATGTTTGATGCGCGCAATAATCTGTCTGGTCAGGTCGAGAAAGATGCGCGGGAAAATTTGGGTGATCTGGTGTTTCGTACGCTGATTCCGCGCAATGTGCGCGTCAGCGAAGCGCCATCCTATGCAGTATCCGTGCTGGACTATGATCCAAATTCGCGCGGGGCACAGGCGTACAAGGCTCTGGCCGAAGAGTTAATGCACAAACAGACCGCAGTAGCGGCATAA
- a CDS encoding ParB/RepB/Spo0J family partition protein — protein MSDKKAKQRGLGRGLSALMSDVTDQQTSSDSAPKVPDMMVPIERISANPDQPRRQFDKDLLDDLTASIREKGIIQPLIVRPMPGKAGDYQIVAGERRWRAAQQAQLHRIPVLIREFDDTEVLEIAIIENIQRADLNPVEEAAGYQQLMQKFGHTQEKLAEALGKSRSHIANTMRLMQLPEPVQAYVRNGQLTAGHARALITSDDPVALAQRVVKKALSVRETEKLAKTGIDNVFSPTGKTKRGKASNEKDADTRALEADLSAAMGMKVVVDHTTGEEGGRVSISYGSLDDLDTICRILSNG, from the coding sequence ATGTCAGATAAAAAAGCCAAGCAACGTGGATTGGGTCGAGGTCTGTCGGCGCTGATGTCTGACGTTACCGATCAACAAACCAGCAGCGATAGCGCGCCGAAAGTACCAGATATGATGGTGCCGATCGAACGGATCAGTGCCAATCCAGATCAGCCACGGCGGCAGTTTGACAAGGATCTGCTGGATGATCTGACGGCCTCCATCCGCGAAAAAGGCATCATTCAGCCGCTCATCGTGCGTCCGATGCCGGGAAAAGCAGGTGATTACCAGATCGTAGCTGGCGAGAGACGTTGGCGGGCCGCGCAACAGGCGCAGTTGCATCGCATTCCTGTCCTGATCCGTGAATTTGACGATACCGAAGTTCTGGAAATCGCGATCATTGAAAACATCCAGCGTGCAGACCTGAACCCTGTCGAAGAGGCGGCAGGTTATCAGCAGTTGATGCAGAAGTTTGGGCACACGCAGGAAAAACTGGCTGAAGCTCTAGGCAAAAGCCGTAGTCATATCGCCAACACAATGCGGCTCATGCAGTTACCGGAACCTGTTCAGGCATATGTCCGCAACGGTCAGCTAACGGCCGGCCACGCGCGGGCGTTGATTACGTCAGATGATCCCGTCGCATTGGCGCAGCGGGTCGTCAAGAAAGCCCTGTCTGTGCGCGAAACCGAAAAACTGGCCAAAACCGGTATCGACAATGTCTTCAGCCCAACAGGCAAAACCAAGCGAGGCAAAGCGTCGAACGAAAAAGACGCCGACACCCGTGCGCTGGAAGCGGATCTGTCGGCGGCGATGGGTATGAAGGTCGTGGTTGACCATACCACGGGAGAAGAGGGTGGTCGCGTCTCTATCAGTTACGGATCGCTTGACGATCTGGATACCATCTGCCGCATTCTTAGCAATGGATGA
- the hemW gene encoding radical SAM family heme chaperone HemW, producing the protein MRSPNWCKAALTEDWQQGGFGLYIHWPFCEAKCPYCDFNSHVARKIDQSRWCRAYLSELDRIAALTSGRVMRSVFFGGGTPSLMAPETVAAILERVAQLWTPANDIEITLEANPGSVEADRFRAYAQAGVNRVSMGIQALNDADLRRLGRTHTVSEARAAFDIARNCFDRVSFDLIYARQDQTLEAWKGELNEALSMAIDHLSLYQLTIEPGTAFGDRFARGTLRGLPIEDTAADMFEATQDICNAAGMLAYEVSNHAKPGSESRHNLIYWQAGDYAGIGPGAHGRLTLDGHRHATAAFSQPDKWLQQVETGTPDKVNSLLGSDEQADEYLMMGLRLTDGIDLDRYAALRGVPVCKETISELFEMGLVEASSSRLRTTLRGRMVLNAVIERLLTG; encoded by the coding sequence ATGCGTTCGCCAAACTGGTGCAAGGCTGCTTTGACTGAAGATTGGCAACAGGGTGGCTTCGGCCTCTACATCCATTGGCCCTTTTGCGAGGCCAAGTGTCCCTACTGCGATTTCAACAGCCACGTTGCGCGGAAAATCGACCAATCAAGGTGGTGCAGAGCCTATTTATCCGAACTTGACCGGATCGCGGCGCTGACATCCGGGCGGGTCATGCGGTCCGTATTCTTTGGCGGCGGAACGCCCAGCCTGATGGCCCCCGAAACTGTCGCAGCAATTCTTGAACGGGTCGCGCAACTCTGGACTCCTGCAAACGATATCGAAATCACACTAGAGGCAAACCCCGGCTCGGTCGAAGCGGATCGATTCCGAGCCTATGCGCAGGCTGGGGTGAACCGCGTTTCTATGGGGATTCAGGCGCTGAATGACGCCGATCTTCGGCGGCTTGGACGCACCCACACTGTTTCCGAGGCGCGCGCGGCCTTTGACATCGCGCGAAATTGCTTCGATCGGGTCAGCTTTGATCTGATCTATGCCCGACAGGATCAGACACTCGAGGCTTGGAAAGGTGAGTTGAACGAAGCGCTGTCGATGGCGATTGATCACCTCTCGCTCTATCAACTGACCATCGAACCCGGAACCGCATTCGGTGATCGGTTCGCCCGTGGGACATTGCGCGGGCTACCTATCGAGGACACTGCGGCAGATATGTTCGAGGCGACGCAAGATATCTGCAACGCCGCTGGAATGCTCGCCTATGAAGTCTCTAATCATGCCAAACCGGGATCAGAATCTCGGCATAACCTGATCTATTGGCAGGCCGGAGATTACGCCGGCATCGGACCAGGTGCGCATGGCAGACTTACTTTGGATGGCCACCGACATGCTACTGCTGCGTTCTCACAACCGGACAAGTGGCTACAACAAGTGGAGACCGGCACACCGGACAAGGTGAACTCACTTCTCGGTTCTGATGAACAGGCCGATGAATACCTTATGATGGGTCTTCGCCTGACAGACGGAATCGATCTGGACCGATATGCCGCTTTGCGGGGTGTGCCAGTTTGCAAAGAAACTATCTCAGAGCTGTTTGAGATGGGTCTGGTAGAGGCCTCTTCCTCTCGACTGCGCACGACGCTTCGTGGCCGGATGGTTCTGAACGCGGTTATCGAGCGGTTGTTGACGGGCTAG
- the rdgB gene encoding RdgB/HAM1 family non-canonical purine NTP pyrophosphatase — MRKFSGDTLLVATHNAGKLEEIAHLLEPYAVSVIGAAAKNLPEPDETETTFVGNARIKAHAAAKATGLPALSDDSGLEIDGLDGAPGVYTADWSETPNGRNFVLAMTKTHDLLLARNAPKPWEARFCCTLVLAWPDGHDEVFPGTVEGQIVWPMRGAQGHGYDPIFQPNGHDITFGEMDRWEKNQMSHRADAFAKLVQGCFD; from the coding sequence ATGCGTAAGTTTTCGGGCGATACTCTGCTGGTTGCCACGCATAACGCGGGCAAGCTCGAAGAGATTGCACATTTGCTAGAGCCTTACGCTGTGTCGGTGATTGGCGCGGCGGCCAAAAACCTGCCAGAGCCGGACGAGACTGAAACCACCTTTGTCGGGAATGCCCGAATCAAGGCACACGCCGCAGCCAAGGCCACTGGCCTACCCGCGCTATCCGATGATTCAGGGCTAGAGATCGACGGGCTTGATGGCGCACCCGGAGTGTACACCGCCGATTGGTCTGAGACGCCAAATGGCCGCAACTTTGTTTTGGCCATGACCAAGACGCATGATTTGCTGTTGGCGCGGAACGCTCCGAAGCCTTGGGAAGCCCGGTTTTGCTGTACGCTGGTTCTTGCATGGCCGGACGGTCACGACGAAGTGTTCCCCGGCACAGTAGAAGGTCAGATCGTCTGGCCAATGCGCGGGGCACAGGGACACGGGTATGATCCCATTTTTCAACCCAACGGCCATGACATCACATTCGGTGAAATGGATCGCTGGGAGAAAAACCAGATGAGCCACCGAGCGGATGCGTTCGCCAAACTGGTGCAAGGCTGCTTTGACTGA
- the rph gene encoding ribonuclease PH yields the protein MRPSGRNLGEMRSVSIETGVTKHAEGSCMIRIGDTHVLCTATIEDRVPPFIKGSGLGWVTAEYGMLPRSTTSRMRREASAGKQGGRTVEIQRLIGRSLRAGVDRVALGERQITIDCDVIQADGGTRCASITGGWVALKLAVQKLMKAGEVISDPLTDPVAAVSCGIYAGQPVLDLDYPEDSEAGVDGNFIMTGSKRLIEVQMSAEGSTYSRDQMNQLLDLAEAGVAQLVAAQLAAVNA from the coding sequence ATGCGGCCTTCGGGAAGAAATCTAGGTGAAATGCGCAGCGTTTCAATCGAAACCGGTGTTACGAAACATGCTGAAGGATCCTGTATGATCCGGATCGGCGATACTCATGTGCTGTGTACAGCCACGATTGAGGATCGCGTTCCGCCGTTTATCAAAGGTTCGGGTCTGGGTTGGGTCACTGCCGAATACGGCATGCTGCCACGTTCTACTACCTCACGTATGCGTCGCGAGGCGTCAGCCGGCAAACAGGGCGGGCGCACCGTTGAAATCCAGCGTCTTATTGGCCGCTCATTGCGCGCCGGTGTTGATCGTGTCGCATTGGGCGAGCGCCAGATCACCATCGACTGCGATGTGATTCAGGCCGATGGCGGTACGCGCTGTGCGTCAATCACGGGTGGCTGGGTTGCGCTTAAACTGGCCGTGCAAAAACTGATGAAGGCCGGCGAAGTGATCAGTGATCCCCTGACCGATCCTGTGGCCGCGGTATCCTGCGGTATCTACGCCGGGCAGCCTGTTCTTGACCTTGATTACCCCGAGGACAGCGAGGCCGGTGTTGATGGTAACTTCATCATGACAGGTTCCAAACGTCTGATCGAAGTACAGATGTCTGCAGAAGGCTCTACATACTCGCGCGACCAGATGAACCAATTGCTTGATCTGGCAGAGGCCGGCGTGGCTCAGTTGGTGGCTGCGCAACTGGCGGCCGTTAATGCGTAA
- the hrcA gene encoding heat-inducible transcriptional repressor HrcA, whose protein sequence is MNERSREVFRRVVEGYLATGTPVGSRTLTRDMSEKVSAATIRNVMQDLEYMGLLGSTHVSSGRVPTEGGLRMFVDGLLEVGDLQTSDRQLMDATMSSNSQDVSGVLDRIGAALSGVTQGASLVLAPKHEAPIKHIEFVSLGHDRALVVLVFGDGHVENRIFTPPPGQTPSSMREAANFLNALIEGRTLSDLQTVISRQITDRRQEIDQLAHAMVESGLAVWSGEGEGDGPDRLIVRGRSNLLAGDESEDNLSRIKTLFDDLERKRDIANFLELADEGEGVRIFIGSENKLFSLSGSSLVVSPYMNADRKIVGAVGVIGPTRLNYGRIVPIVDYTAQLVGKLIADRS, encoded by the coding sequence ATGAATGAACGCTCGCGCGAGGTGTTCCGTCGCGTTGTCGAGGGCTATCTCGCCACGGGGACGCCGGTTGGGTCGCGGACATTGACTCGCGACATGAGCGAGAAGGTCAGTGCGGCAACGATCCGTAACGTGATGCAGGATCTTGAATATATGGGTCTGTTGGGCAGCACGCATGTCAGTTCAGGCCGCGTGCCGACCGAGGGCGGCCTACGCATGTTTGTTGACGGCCTGTTAGAGGTAGGCGATCTGCAAACATCGGATCGGCAGCTGATGGATGCGACCATGTCCAGCAATAGTCAGGATGTCAGCGGTGTGTTGGACCGTATCGGCGCAGCGTTGTCGGGCGTTACCCAAGGTGCATCGCTGGTGCTGGCCCCAAAACACGAAGCACCGATCAAACATATAGAGTTTGTCAGCCTCGGCCACGACCGGGCGCTGGTGGTGCTGGTGTTTGGCGATGGCCATGTCGAGAACCGGATTTTTACGCCGCCTCCGGGGCAGACGCCCAGTTCTATGCGCGAAGCAGCAAATTTTCTAAATGCGCTGATCGAGGGGCGCACCCTGTCTGACCTTCAGACGGTCATCTCCCGACAGATCACGGACCGGCGGCAGGAAATTGATCAGCTCGCGCATGCGATGGTCGAAAGCGGACTGGCCGTATGGTCGGGAGAAGGCGAAGGCGATGGCCCTGATCGGCTCATCGTTCGTGGGCGGTCAAATTTGCTGGCTGGTGACGAGTCAGAGGACAACCTGAGCCGCATTAAAACGCTCTTTGACGATCTGGAACGCAAACGTGATATTGCAAATTTCCTAGAGCTGGCGGATGAGGGCGAAGGTGTGCGCATTTTTATCGGCTCAGAGAACAAACTTTTCTCACTTTCGGGTTCCTCTTTGGTCGTCTCTCCTTATATGAACGCTGATCGAAAGATTGTCGGTGCGGTTGGGGTCATCGGACCCACGCGGCTCAACTATGGGCGGATCGTTCCGATTGTGGATTACACGGCGCAGCTGGTAGGCAAGCTGATCGCCGACAGAAGTTAG
- a CDS encoding nucleotide exchange factor GrpE, whose protein sequence is MAEPKNDDFLDDLEQVEAEEYEAANAEISDADVELDTLRAERDSFQDKFMRALADAENVRKRADRDRREAENYGGSKLARDLLPVYDNMKRALETVKEDQKAAAPGLIEGIELTMRELLNVFRRHGMQIVSPEIGDRFDPQQHEAMFEAPLPGTKAGEIIQVSAEGFMLHDRILRPAQVGVSSMQG, encoded by the coding sequence ATGGCCGAGCCAAAAAACGACGACTTTCTCGACGATCTAGAGCAGGTGGAAGCCGAGGAATACGAGGCCGCCAACGCGGAAATTTCAGATGCTGATGTCGAGCTGGACACATTGCGTGCAGAGCGGGATTCGTTTCAGGACAAATTTATGCGCGCGCTGGCGGATGCCGAGAACGTGCGCAAACGTGCCGATCGCGACCGGCGCGAGGCCGAAAATTATGGCGGGTCAAAGCTGGCTCGCGATCTGTTGCCGGTATACGACAACATGAAGCGCGCGCTGGAAACTGTTAAAGAGGATCAAAAGGCTGCGGCCCCCGGTCTGATCGAGGGTATTGAGCTGACCATGCGCGAATTGCTGAATGTTTTTCGTCGTCACGGTATGCAGATCGTCTCGCCCGAGATTGGCGATCGGTTCGATCCGCAGCAACACGAGGCGATGTTCGAGGCGCCGTTGCCCGGAACCAAGGCAGGTGAAATTATTCAGGTTTCTGCCGAAGGTTTCATGCTGCATGACCGTATCTTGCGTCCGGCGCAGGTCGGTGTCTCGTCAATGCAGGGATAG
- a CDS encoding CocE/NonD family hydrolase, whose translation MGIPLPDGTRLSAKVWMPVDALKSPLPAIVEYLPYRKSDGTAARDHGMHLHFAKAGYVCLRVDRRGCGDSNSLFDDEYSEQELQDGVDLLHWIAEQQWCNGRIGMQGISWGGFNAVQIAARAPEPLKAVISIGTTVDRYSDDIHYKGGIQLGENIGWAATVLSWFSTPPDPQIVGDAWRETWLERLNSAPFLAQTWMDHPDRDSYWQHGSICEDYAAIKAPVLVMGGQHDGYRNAMAHMAANLSSPVKAIFGPWDHKYPNISNIAPAIDYLAEALRWWDHWLKDTDTGVAHDPAMRAYIMDSVAPDPALNHRPGRWVSVAEWPSSAITETVFHFGDGTLGQAAPFSAQIETDLMCGVACGEYFPFGTGTRELPDDQTLDDNASTCFDSAPLSADMTLLGGPQVTLRVVSDQPRAQMIVRLCDLRPDGTSALISLGMLNLRHRDGFDEGRDLVVDQVYDIHVPLDQSAYRLPAGHRLRLAISNSYWPYCWPEAVPFTLTVTGGSLSLPELRGAVSNAEFDPPSPMEVRPYRVLRERHGSKTTDTDAGSRVQISVDHGLVEDVETGLITGSSILETWQILRDDPASAEVDILWCRSFGRAEWMVRTEVETHMRGHCDRFEFGHTLRAYEDDLLIFEREMRGSAPR comes from the coding sequence ATGGGTATTCCGCTGCCGGACGGCACACGACTATCTGCCAAAGTCTGGATGCCCGTAGATGCCCTAAAATCACCGCTTCCCGCAATCGTCGAGTACCTGCCATATCGGAAATCGGACGGCACTGCCGCCCGCGACCACGGAATGCATCTGCATTTTGCCAAGGCGGGTTATGTCTGCTTGCGCGTGGACCGGCGGGGCTGCGGCGACAGCAATAGCCTGTTCGACGATGAATATTCCGAGCAGGAATTACAGGACGGCGTCGATCTGCTGCACTGGATTGCCGAACAACAGTGGTGCAACGGCCGGATCGGGATGCAGGGTATATCATGGGGTGGCTTCAACGCTGTGCAGATCGCCGCGCGCGCGCCCGAACCGCTCAAGGCGGTGATCAGCATCGGTACAACCGTTGATCGGTATTCGGACGACATTCATTACAAAGGCGGTATACAACTGGGCGAAAACATCGGATGGGCCGCAACTGTCCTTTCATGGTTCTCGACTCCGCCTGACCCCCAGATCGTCGGTGACGCGTGGCGTGAAACCTGGTTGGAGCGGTTAAACTCCGCGCCGTTCCTAGCCCAAACATGGATGGATCACCCAGATCGTGATTCCTACTGGCAGCATGGCTCTATTTGCGAGGATTATGCGGCGATCAAAGCCCCTGTGCTGGTCATGGGCGGGCAACATGACGGATACCGCAACGCAATGGCCCACATGGCCGCGAACCTGTCCTCTCCGGTCAAAGCCATTTTTGGACCTTGGGATCATAAATACCCCAATATCAGTAATATAGCCCCTGCGATCGACTATCTGGCAGAGGCGTTGCGTTGGTGGGATCACTGGCTGAAGGACACAGACACCGGTGTGGCCCATGATCCTGCGATGCGCGCCTACATCATGGACAGCGTCGCGCCCGATCCCGCGCTAAACCACCGGCCCGGTCGTTGGGTTAGCGTGGCGGAGTGGCCCAGTTCTGCAATAACAGAGACTGTTTTTCATTTTGGCGACGGGACATTAGGTCAAGCTGCGCCGTTTTCCGCACAGATCGAGACTGATCTTATGTGCGGTGTGGCATGTGGTGAGTATTTTCCCTTTGGCACCGGGACGCGCGAGCTACCGGATGATCAAACGTTGGATGACAACGCTTCCACCTGCTTTGACTCCGCGCCTTTGTCGGCAGACATGACGCTGCTCGGGGGGCCACAGGTTACACTACGGGTCGTATCCGATCAGCCACGCGCACAAATGATCGTGCGGCTCTGTGATTTGCGTCCCGATGGTACGTCTGCCTTGATCTCCCTCGGCATGTTGAACCTGCGCCATCGTGATGGTTTTGACGAGGGCCGCGATCTGGTGGTCGATCAAGTCTATGACATTCACGTACCACTGGATCAATCTGCTTATCGTCTCCCCGCTGGCCATCGGCTTCGGCTGGCAATTTCGAACAGCTATTGGCCGTATTGCTGGCCTGAAGCTGTGCCATTCACCCTAACCGTTACAGGAGGCTCGCTTAGCCTGCCGGAACTGCGTGGTGCCGTTTCCAACGCAGAGTTTGACCCGCCAAGCCCTATGGAGGTGCGCCCATATCGCGTCCTGCGAGAACGACATGGATCAAAAACCACCGACACAGACGCAGGATCGCGTGTGCAGATTTCCGTCGACCACGGGTTAGTCGAGGATGTCGAAACCGGGCTAATCACAGGAAGCAGTATCTTGGAGACTTGGCAGATCCTTCGCGACGACCCGGCTTCTGCCGAGGTAGATATACTGTGGTGCCGCAGCTTTGGTCGAGCGGAGTGGATGGTGCGCACCGAGGTCGAAACACACATGCGCGGTCATTGTGACCGATTCGAATTCGGTCACACCCTGCGCGCTTATGAAGACGACCTGCTGATTTTTGAACGCGAGATGCGTGGGTCCGCGCCGCGTTAA